A region from the Aeromicrobium choanae genome encodes:
- a CDS encoding MMPL family transporter has product MSNLLYRLGRSAATRPWIAIGAWVVLAVVVVTSSVAFGRDLEESFEAPGLDSHQASELLAKAQSDEGGVTAHVVLEAQDAAAQLPPVEATLEALPHVVGASSDVSPDGTVALVRVQYPAIEHLDASDLENLKDAVADLRAESSLTLEAGGDLFFAFEEAPTGLGEVAGIAVAMIVLLIAFGSFVAMGLPIGMALFGLVIGATSMKLVTYLIDIPAWAPQLAAMVGLGVGIDYALFMVTRHRENLALGMPVAEAVGRALATAGQAVIFAGGTVVVAILGLLVAGIPFVTGGGIAISAMVLVMVLASVTLLPALLGLAGHRINGRRRRPHRPSTGWYRWGAHVTRNATAYLVGGAVLMIALATPVLALNLGFPDDGTKPESRTERRAYDLIADGFGPGANGPLVIAVDISEDGSVVAPLATAMAADPGIASVGEPTIDTTAGVATLVAQPTTSPQDEATQETVARLRSEVFPTVLDGSAATAHVGGQTATFADLGERVQERMPRFVVAVLVLSFLLLTVLFRSVLVPLKAVLLNLLSVGAAYGVLVMVFQWGWAAGLIGVESTVPIVSFIPLFMFAILFGLSMDYEVFLLSRVREEYRRHGDNTRAVIAGIAGTGRTITAAALIMVAVFSGFVLGSDPVVKMMGVGLATAIFLDATVVRLVLVPATMKLLGDANWWLPGWLDRLLPELDHAWEETPVEEAADLPRQLS; this is encoded by the coding sequence ATGTCGAATCTCCTCTACCGGCTCGGCCGGTCCGCTGCCACCCGACCCTGGATCGCCATCGGCGCCTGGGTCGTTCTCGCAGTCGTCGTCGTCACCTCCTCGGTCGCCTTCGGGCGCGATCTCGAGGAGAGCTTCGAGGCGCCCGGCCTCGACTCCCACCAGGCCTCGGAGCTGCTCGCCAAGGCCCAGTCCGACGAGGGCGGAGTCACCGCCCACGTCGTCCTCGAGGCCCAGGACGCTGCGGCGCAGCTGCCGCCGGTGGAGGCCACTCTCGAGGCACTCCCGCACGTGGTCGGGGCGAGCAGCGACGTCTCGCCGGACGGCACCGTCGCACTCGTGCGCGTGCAGTACCCCGCGATCGAGCACCTCGACGCCTCCGACCTGGAGAACCTCAAGGACGCCGTCGCCGACCTGCGTGCCGAGTCGTCGTTGACGCTGGAGGCCGGAGGCGACCTGTTCTTCGCGTTCGAGGAGGCACCCACCGGGCTCGGCGAGGTCGCGGGGATCGCCGTCGCGATGATCGTCCTGCTGATCGCCTTCGGCTCCTTCGTCGCGATGGGGCTGCCGATCGGGATGGCGCTGTTCGGCCTGGTCATCGGCGCCACCTCGATGAAGCTGGTGACATACCTGATCGACATCCCGGCCTGGGCGCCACAGCTCGCGGCCATGGTCGGGCTCGGCGTCGGCATCGACTACGCGCTCTTCATGGTCACCCGGCACCGCGAGAACCTGGCCCTGGGGATGCCGGTCGCCGAGGCGGTCGGCCGAGCCTTGGCCACAGCAGGGCAGGCGGTGATCTTCGCGGGCGGCACGGTCGTCGTGGCGATCCTCGGGCTGCTCGTCGCGGGGATCCCCTTCGTGACCGGCGGTGGCATCGCCATCTCCGCGATGGTGCTGGTGATGGTGCTCGCCTCGGTCACCCTGCTGCCGGCTCTTCTCGGGCTGGCGGGACACCGGATCAACGGACGCCGGCGCAGGCCCCACCGGCCGAGCACCGGCTGGTACCGGTGGGGCGCTCACGTGACCCGCAACGCCACGGCGTACCTCGTCGGAGGAGCCGTACTCATGATCGCCTTGGCCACACCCGTCCTCGCGCTCAACCTGGGCTTCCCCGACGACGGGACCAAGCCCGAGTCGAGGACCGAACGCCGCGCCTACGACCTGATCGCCGACGGGTTCGGCCCCGGCGCCAACGGGCCGCTGGTGATCGCCGTCGACATCTCCGAGGATGGGTCCGTCGTGGCGCCGCTGGCCACCGCGATGGCGGCCGACCCCGGCATCGCCTCGGTCGGCGAGCCGACCATCGACACCACCGCGGGCGTGGCGACCCTGGTGGCGCAGCCGACCACGTCGCCCCAGGACGAAGCCACCCAGGAGACCGTCGCGAGGCTCCGCAGCGAGGTCTTCCCGACCGTGCTCGACGGCAGCGCGGCGACCGCCCATGTCGGCGGCCAGACCGCCACCTTCGCCGACCTCGGTGAACGCGTGCAGGAGCGGATGCCGCGCTTCGTGGTGGCCGTGCTGGTGCTGTCGTTCCTCCTGCTCACGGTGTTGTTCCGGTCGGTGCTGGTGCCGCTCAAGGCGGTCCTGCTGAATCTGTTGAGCGTCGGCGCGGCCTACGGCGTGCTCGTCATGGTCTTCCAGTGGGGCTGGGCGGCCGGCCTGATCGGGGTGGAGTCGACGGTGCCGATCGTGTCGTTCATCCCGCTGTTCATGTTCGCGATCCTGTTCGGCCTCTCCATGGACTACGAGGTGTTCCTGCTGTCCCGGGTTCGCGAGGAGTACCGCCGCCACGGCGACAACACCCGCGCGGTGATCGCGGGGATCGCCGGGACCGGGCGCACCATCACCGCAGCCGCGCTGATCATGGTGGCGGTCTTCTCGGGCTTCGTGCTCGGCAGTGACCCGGTCGTGAAGATGATGGGAGTGGGACTGGCCACGGCGATCTTCCTCGACGCGACCGTCGTGCGCCTGGTGCTCGTCCCCGCCACCATGAAGCTCCTCGGCGACGCGAACTGGTGGCTGCCGGGGTGGCTGGATCGGCTGCTGCCGGAGCTGGACCACGCGTGGGAGGAGACGCCGGTGGAGGAAGCGGCGGACCTCCCGCGTCAGCTTTCCTAG
- a CDS encoding dihydrofolate reductase family protein, which produces MGQVVMYSSVSVDGFIADENDEPGPLFDWLTSGDVPLDDSGFLKVSQASHDYIRPYWDEIGVTIAGRHVFDLTDGWEGTPPSGIEHVVVVTHRPPPEGWDSSAPFHFVDGVEAAVAKAQELAGDRWVEVASGDVGGQVLAAGLVDEVRMDVVPVVLGSGKRYFGSVDAQHLLEDPDAVIQGDRVLHLRYRVRR; this is translated from the coding sequence GTGGGCCAGGTCGTGATGTACAGCTCGGTCTCGGTGGACGGCTTCATCGCCGACGAGAACGATGAGCCCGGTCCCCTGTTCGACTGGTTGACCAGCGGTGACGTCCCGCTGGACGACAGCGGATTCCTCAAGGTGTCGCAGGCGTCCCACGACTACATCCGGCCCTACTGGGACGAGATCGGAGTGACGATCGCCGGCCGCCACGTCTTCGACCTGACGGACGGCTGGGAAGGGACGCCCCCGAGCGGCATCGAGCACGTGGTCGTCGTGACGCACCGACCGCCGCCCGAGGGCTGGGACTCCAGCGCGCCGTTCCACTTCGTCGACGGGGTCGAGGCAGCGGTGGCCAAGGCTCAGGAGCTCGCGGGTGACCGCTGGGTCGAGGTCGCCTCGGGCGACGTCGGTGGCCAGGTGCTCGCCGCGGGCCTCGTTGACGAGGTCCGCATGGACGTCGTGCCCGTGGTGCTCGGGTCCGGCAAGCGCTACTTCGGCTCGGTCGACGCGCAGCACCTGTTGGAGGACCCGGACGCGGTGATCCAGGGTGACCGCGTGCTCCACCTGCGCTACCGGGTGCGCCGGTGA
- a CDS encoding Txe/YoeB family addiction module toxin → MSVVFSSTAWDDYLWWQQQDRKVLKRINLLIRDVERNGNEGIGKPEPLKHGFQGYWSRRITDEHRLVYKVDGDDVRIAACRYHYTD, encoded by the coding sequence TTGAGCGTCGTCTTCAGCTCGACGGCTTGGGACGACTACCTCTGGTGGCAGCAACAGGACCGCAAGGTCCTGAAGCGGATCAATCTGCTGATCCGCGATGTCGAACGGAACGGCAACGAGGGGATCGGGAAGCCAGAGCCGCTCAAGCACGGGTTCCAGGGCTACTGGTCGCGGCGCATCACCGACGAACACCGACTCGTCTACAAGGTCGACGGCGACGATGTGCGGATCGCCGCCTGTCGATACCACTACACCGACTGA
- a CDS encoding type II toxin-antitoxin system Phd/YefM family antitoxin, which yields MKTMSYSESRRRYAEVLDSVVDDREEVVITRAGHEPAVIVSLDDYESLKETAYLLRSPANARRLLSSIEELEAGRGAKQELLD from the coding sequence ATGAAGACCATGTCGTACAGCGAGTCGCGCCGACGCTACGCCGAAGTGCTCGACTCCGTCGTGGACGATCGCGAGGAGGTCGTCATCACTCGTGCCGGCCACGAGCCGGCGGTGATCGTCTCGCTCGACGACTACGAGTCCCTCAAGGAGACGGCTTACCTGCTGCGTAGCCCGGCGAACGCGCGTCGCCTCTTGAGTTCCATCGAGGAACTTGAGGCCGGACGTGGTGCGAAGCAGGAGCTGCTCGATTGA
- a CDS encoding pyridoxamine 5'-phosphate oxidase family protein — translation MTTHDDQTQTVTAIMRDTRIAVLTYVSQEGALVSTPMGTQDFEHPGTTWFLTERSSEKVRALEADPRVNVAYASDAGWVSLSGTAHVEQNRGKVEDLWDASAGAFMSGGPEDEDNIALRIDATTAEYWESPGKVAAAVQFVKGLVTDSQPDLGDNDTIRL, via the coding sequence ATGACCACTCATGACGACCAGACCCAGACCGTCACGGCGATCATGCGCGACACCCGGATCGCCGTGCTGACCTACGTCTCGCAGGAGGGCGCCCTCGTGTCCACCCCGATGGGCACGCAGGACTTCGAGCACCCCGGGACCACGTGGTTCCTCACCGAGCGCAGCAGCGAGAAGGTGCGAGCGCTCGAGGCCGACCCCCGCGTGAACGTGGCCTATGCGAGCGACGCCGGCTGGGTGTCGCTCAGCGGCACCGCCCATGTGGAGCAGAACCGCGGCAAGGTCGAGGACCTGTGGGACGCCTCCGCCGGCGCCTTCATGTCCGGCGGCCCCGAGGACGAGGACAACATCGCCCTGCGCATCGACGCCACCACGGCGGAGTACTGGGAGTCCCCGGGCAAGGTCGCCGCGGCCGTCCAGTTCGTGAAGGGCCTCGTCACCGACTCCCAGCCCGACCTCGGCGACAACGACACGATCAGGCTCTAG
- a CDS encoding DUF1540 domain-containing protein, with protein sequence MTVQELPPVHDCAVEGCSYNADHECHAGAINITGAEAGCGTFIDISVSGGLPTATAMVGACHRTDCTHNDALECHADSIRVGPGADVADCLTYQVA encoded by the coding sequence ATGACCGTCCAGGAACTGCCACCCGTCCACGACTGCGCCGTCGAAGGCTGCTCGTACAACGCCGATCACGAGTGCCACGCCGGAGCGATCAACATCACCGGTGCCGAGGCCGGCTGCGGCACGTTCATCGACATCAGCGTCTCCGGTGGCCTGCCCACCGCGACCGCGATGGTCGGCGCGTGCCACCGGACCGACTGCACCCACAACGACGCGCTGGAGTGTCACGCGGACTCGATCCGCGTCGGCCCGGGCGCCGACGTGGCGGACTGCCTGACCTACCAGGTGGCCTGA
- the gatB gene encoding Asp-tRNA(Asn)/Glu-tRNA(Gln) amidotransferase subunit GatB: MSTTATKLVPFDEALSRYQPVMGLEVHVELNTASKMFCGCSTEFGAEPNTQICPVCLGLPGALPVVNAKAVESAIRIGLALNCEIAEWCRFARKNYFYPDMPKNFQTSQYDEPIAFEGYVDLDVDGETYRIEVERAHMEEDTGKSLHVGGSTGRIHGAEYSLLDYNRAGIPLIEVVTKTIEVPGDKAPAVARAYVNYLRDLMVALDVSDARMDQGSLRADVNLSLKPLDSDTLGIRSETKNVNSFRSVERAVRYEIGRHAGILDAGGSVVQETRHFHESDGSTSAGREKSDADDYRYFPEPDLAPVAPDRAWVDELRGTLPEPPAERRKRLQAEWDFSDLDMRDTVGAGALDLVAETIAAGATPQAARKWWLGELARTANERGTDVTALAITPTQVAQIQGLIDAKRINDKLARQVFEGVLAGEGEPEQVVVARGLEVVSDDGALGDAVDRAIANDPDAAQKIRDGKQAAAGALIGFVMKEMRGQADAGRVRELILEKLS, translated from the coding sequence ATGAGCACCACCGCCACGAAGCTCGTCCCGTTCGACGAGGCGCTCAGCCGCTACCAGCCGGTGATGGGCCTCGAGGTCCACGTCGAGCTCAACACCGCGTCGAAGATGTTCTGCGGCTGCTCCACCGAGTTCGGCGCCGAGCCGAACACCCAGATCTGCCCCGTGTGCCTGGGCCTGCCCGGCGCGCTGCCGGTCGTGAACGCCAAGGCCGTGGAGTCCGCGATCCGGATCGGTCTCGCGCTGAACTGCGAGATCGCCGAGTGGTGCCGCTTCGCGCGGAAGAACTACTTCTACCCGGACATGCCGAAGAACTTCCAGACGTCGCAGTACGACGAGCCCATCGCGTTCGAGGGCTACGTCGACCTGGACGTCGACGGCGAGACGTACCGCATCGAGGTCGAGCGCGCGCACATGGAGGAGGACACGGGCAAGTCGCTGCATGTCGGCGGCAGCACCGGCCGGATCCACGGCGCCGAGTACTCGCTGCTGGACTACAACCGCGCCGGCATCCCGCTGATCGAGGTCGTCACCAAGACGATCGAGGTCCCCGGCGACAAGGCCCCGGCGGTCGCCCGCGCGTACGTCAACTACCTCCGCGACCTGATGGTGGCGCTCGACGTCTCCGACGCCCGGATGGACCAGGGCTCGCTGCGCGCCGACGTCAACCTGTCCCTGAAGCCGCTCGACAGCGACACCCTCGGCATTCGCTCGGAGACCAAGAACGTCAACTCGTTCCGCTCGGTCGAGCGCGCGGTCCGTTACGAGATCGGCCGTCACGCGGGCATCCTCGACGCCGGGGGATCGGTCGTGCAGGAGACGCGTCACTTCCACGAGTCCGACGGCTCCACGTCGGCCGGCCGCGAGAAGTCGGACGCGGACGACTACCGCTACTTCCCCGAGCCTGACCTGGCCCCCGTGGCGCCCGACCGCGCGTGGGTCGACGAGCTCCGCGGCACGCTGCCCGAGCCGCCCGCCGAGCGCCGCAAGCGCCTCCAGGCCGAGTGGGACTTCAGCGACCTCGACATGCGCGACACGGTGGGTGCCGGCGCGCTCGACCTCGTCGCCGAGACCATCGCGGCCGGCGCCACGCCGCAGGCCGCGCGCAAGTGGTGGCTGGGCGAGCTGGCCCGCACCGCCAACGAGCGCGGCACCGACGTCACCGCGCTGGCGATCACGCCCACCCAGGTCGCGCAGATCCAGGGCCTCATCGACGCCAAGCGGATCAACGACAAGCTGGCCCGCCAGGTGTTCGAGGGCGTGCTGGCCGGCGAGGGTGAGCCCGAGCAGGTCGTCGTCGCCCGCGGCCTCGAGGTCGTGTCCGACGACGGTGCGCTCGGCGACGCGGTCGACCGCGCCATCGCCAACGACCCCGACGCGGCGCAGAAGATCCGCGACGGCAAGCAGGCCGCCGCCGGTGCGCTGATCGGCTTCGTCATGAAGGAGATGCGCGGCCAGGCCGACGCCGGCCGCGTCCGCGAGCTGATCCTCGAGAAGCTCTCCTGA
- the gatA gene encoding Asp-tRNA(Asn)/Glu-tRNA(Gln) amidotransferase subunit GatA codes for MSDLTRSTAADLAAALAAGTVTSVEVTQQHLDRIAAVDGEIHAYLHVDAEGALATAADVDRRREAGESVHDLAGVPIAVKDVLTTTGLPTTCGSKMLEGWVPPYDATVVSRLKAAGLPILGKTNMDEFAMGSSTEHSAYGPTRNPWDTNRIPGGSGGGSAAAVAAFEAPLAVGTDTGGSIRQPGAVTGTVGVKPTYGGVSRYGLVAMASSLDQAGPVTRTVLDAALLHEVMAGHDPRDSTSLDVPVPPVVEAARRADVAGLRVGVIRELGGEGFQPGVRQRFEESIEMLAKAGAEIVEVSCPSFAHGLAAYYLVMPSEVSSNLAKFDAMRYGLRVAPPGVDSPSAEQVMAASRDAGFGDEVKRRIILGTYALSSGYYDAYYGSAQKVRTLIARDFEAAFEQVDVLASPTSPAVAWPLGEKLDDPLAMYAQDIATIPANLAGVPGISLPIGLSEGLPVGLQFLAPAMADDRLYNAGAALERFVAERDGSPFAALAPELEVAR; via the coding sequence ATGAGCGACCTGACCCGTTCGACCGCGGCCGATCTCGCCGCGGCGCTCGCCGCCGGAACGGTGACCTCCGTCGAGGTCACGCAGCAGCACCTCGACCGCATCGCCGCGGTCGACGGTGAGATCCACGCCTACCTGCACGTCGACGCCGAGGGCGCTCTCGCCACGGCCGCCGACGTCGACCGTCGCCGCGAGGCGGGGGAGTCCGTGCACGACCTCGCCGGCGTGCCGATCGCCGTCAAGGACGTCCTGACCACCACCGGGCTGCCCACCACGTGCGGCTCGAAGATGCTCGAGGGCTGGGTCCCGCCGTACGACGCCACGGTCGTGTCGCGCCTGAAGGCCGCGGGCCTGCCGATCCTGGGCAAGACCAACATGGACGAGTTCGCGATGGGCTCCTCCACCGAGCACTCCGCGTACGGCCCCACCCGCAATCCGTGGGACACGAACCGGATCCCCGGTGGTTCCGGCGGCGGCTCCGCGGCCGCGGTGGCCGCGTTCGAGGCGCCGCTCGCTGTGGGCACCGACACCGGCGGATCGATCCGCCAGCCCGGCGCCGTCACCGGCACCGTGGGTGTGAAGCCCACCTACGGCGGCGTCTCGCGCTACGGGCTGGTGGCGATGGCCAGCAGCCTCGACCAGGCCGGCCCCGTCACCCGCACCGTTCTCGACGCAGCGCTCCTGCACGAGGTCATGGCCGGTCACGACCCGCGCGACTCCACCAGCCTCGACGTCCCGGTGCCGCCGGTCGTGGAGGCGGCGCGTCGCGCCGACGTCGCCGGCCTGCGCGTCGGAGTCATCCGCGAGCTCGGCGGCGAGGGCTTCCAGCCCGGCGTGCGCCAGCGCTTCGAGGAGTCGATCGAGATGCTGGCGAAGGCCGGCGCCGAGATCGTCGAGGTCTCGTGCCCGAGCTTCGCGCACGGCCTCGCCGCCTACTACCTCGTGATGCCGAGCGAGGTCAGCAGCAACCTCGCCAAGTTCGATGCCATGCGGTACGGCCTGCGGGTCGCGCCCCCGGGCGTCGACAGCCCCAGCGCCGAGCAGGTCATGGCCGCCTCGCGCGACGCGGGCTTCGGTGACGAGGTCAAGCGCCGCATCATCCTGGGCACCTACGCCCTCTCCAGCGGCTACTACGACGCGTACTACGGCTCGGCCCAGAAGGTCCGCACGCTCATCGCGCGCGACTTCGAGGCCGCGTTCGAGCAGGTCGACGTGCTCGCCTCGCCCACCTCGCCGGCCGTCGCGTGGCCGCTGGGGGAGAAGCTCGACGACCCGCTGGCCATGTACGCGCAGGACATCGCCACGATCCCGGCCAACCTCGCCGGCGTGCCCGGCATCTCGCTGCCGATCGGCCTGTCCGAGGGCCTCCCGGTGGGCCTGCAGTTCCTGGCGCCCGCCATGGCCGACGACCGCCTGTACAACGCCGGTGCCGCTCTGGAGCGGTTCGTCGCCGAGCGCGACGGCAGCCCCTTCGCCGCACTCGCCCCCGAGTTGGAGGTCGCCCGATGA
- the gatC gene encoding Asp-tRNA(Asn)/Glu-tRNA(Gln) amidotransferase subunit GatC — translation MSSPEISRDDVAHLASLARIELSGSELDRLGAELPAILDYVQVVQQAAGDDVPAMSHPVPVTNVFRPDEVAPSLTPDAALAGAPASEEQRFLVPKILGEA, via the coding sequence ATGTCGTCACCCGAGATCTCCCGCGACGATGTCGCCCATCTGGCGAGCCTCGCGCGGATCGAACTGTCCGGCTCCGAACTCGATCGACTGGGTGCCGAGCTGCCCGCGATCCTCGACTACGTCCAGGTGGTCCAGCAGGCCGCCGGCGACGATGTCCCCGCGATGAGCCACCCCGTGCCGGTGACCAATGTCTTCCGCCCCGACGAGGTCGCGCCGAGCCTGACGCCCGACGCAGCCCTCGCCGGAGCCCCCGCCAGCGAGGAGCAGCGCTTCCTCGTCCCCAAGATCCTCGGAGAAGCATGA
- a CDS encoding cutinase family protein, giving the protein MLGRTVVLAVAIVALAGCHGAPSGTPAEAEPSGCPAVEIVGIRGQGQSLKANDGLGTEVSRISGALADDLGSLGTVRTTAIRHASRLGSWDQYLEDVRDGRERLHDEVRSIVSDCPETRIAVIGFSQGSQIAREELAADPRLARHVDVLVLVGSPLRDPSSAVEPVSLPGGVPPGAGRLGPGPDLGELAERTVEACITGDAVCAAGSSPDDTIHRHAYEEPDVARAIAAAAATALAE; this is encoded by the coding sequence ATGCTCGGCAGGACGGTGGTGCTCGCGGTGGCCATCGTCGCGCTCGCCGGCTGTCACGGGGCACCTTCGGGAACCCCTGCCGAGGCCGAGCCGTCCGGGTGCCCGGCCGTCGAGATCGTGGGCATCCGAGGTCAGGGCCAGTCCTTGAAGGCCAACGACGGGCTCGGCACCGAGGTCTCGCGGATCTCCGGTGCCCTCGCCGATGACCTCGGGTCCCTCGGCACGGTGCGGACGACGGCGATCCGGCACGCGAGCCGCCTCGGGAGCTGGGACCAGTACCTCGAGGACGTCCGCGACGGGCGTGAGCGGCTCCATGACGAGGTGCGGTCGATCGTCTCCGACTGCCCGGAGACGCGGATCGCGGTGATCGGCTTCAGTCAGGGATCGCAGATCGCCCGGGAGGAGCTGGCGGCGGACCCACGCCTCGCCCGACACGTCGACGTGCTCGTACTGGTGGGCAGTCCGCTGCGTGACCCGTCCTCCGCGGTGGAGCCCGTGTCGTTGCCCGGTGGCGTACCGCCGGGCGCCGGCCGCCTGGGGCCGGGGCCTGACCTCGGCGAGCTGGCCGAGCGGACCGTGGAGGCCTGCATCACCGGCGATGCCGTGTGCGCGGCAGGCAGCTCGCCCGACGACACGATCCACCGGCACGCCTACGAGGAGCCCGACGTCGCGCGAGCGATCGCGGCCGCCGCGGCGACTGCTCTGGCCGAGTGA
- the ligA gene encoding NAD-dependent DNA ligase LigA — translation MAETPGTAPGTAVPDDDPGPEAARAEAAELVEQIERARDAYYGQDTSLVDDATYDGWMHRLEELERLHPELQGQDSPTLVVGAATGATALPPIQHAERMLSLDNVFSPEELREWCAKTQRAAGRPVRWLTEAKIDGLALNLRYEDGVLVSAATRGDGRVGEDVTVNALKVAGIPERLAGDGHPPLVEVRGEVFIGIEEFERLNAFQAELRERAVAESTARGVAEERATASAARRFPAFANPRNAASGGLRQQLDKKSGLELEAGNERIAVLNLYVHGIGAWERPPVSAQSEVYDLLQGWGLPTSPNTRVLDDVDDVLERVAELGGQRHSLQHEIDGLVVKVDELALHPELGETSRAPRWAIAYKYPPEEVQTTLLDIVVSVGRTGRATPYAQMEPVRVAGSVVRQATLHNQDVVKAKGVLIGDTVVLRKAGDVIPEVLGPVVERRDGSERAFVMPEGCPECGTPLRAMKEGDKDLRCPNARTCPAQVRGRVEHVGSRGALDIEALGEVTAAALTQGTGAPLDSEAGLFSLTLEQLVPIEVTVRDAETGEAKLDEKTGQPVVRTPFRVKTGDASKQAQVLLDELEKAKTKDLWRQLVSLNIRHVGPVAARALAQYFGSIDAVRAASREELAAVEGVGGIIADSVIEWFEVDWHREIVDQWQAAGVRFAIPDHPGPGAASTAGGVLDGLTVVVTGGLEDFTRDSVKEAIIAAGGKASGSVSKKTDFVVVGENAGSKAAKAEELGLTILNEDQFKKLLEGGPEALT, via the coding sequence ATGGCGGAAACACCCGGAACAGCACCCGGAACTGCAGTGCCCGACGACGATCCCGGGCCCGAGGCCGCCCGCGCCGAGGCGGCTGAGCTCGTCGAGCAGATCGAGCGCGCGCGGGATGCCTATTACGGCCAGGACACCTCGTTGGTCGACGACGCCACGTACGACGGCTGGATGCACCGCCTCGAGGAGCTCGAGCGGCTCCATCCCGAGCTCCAGGGCCAGGACTCGCCCACCCTCGTCGTCGGTGCCGCCACCGGTGCCACGGCCCTGCCGCCGATCCAGCACGCCGAGCGGATGCTGAGCCTCGACAACGTCTTCTCGCCCGAGGAGCTGCGCGAGTGGTGCGCCAAGACGCAGCGGGCCGCCGGGCGCCCGGTCCGATGGCTCACCGAGGCCAAGATCGACGGGCTCGCGCTCAACCTGCGCTACGAGGACGGCGTGCTGGTCTCGGCCGCCACGCGCGGCGACGGACGCGTGGGCGAGGACGTCACGGTCAACGCCCTCAAGGTCGCCGGGATCCCCGAGCGGCTCGCGGGCGACGGCCATCCGCCGCTCGTCGAGGTCCGTGGGGAGGTCTTCATCGGCATCGAGGAGTTCGAGCGGCTCAACGCCTTCCAGGCCGAGCTGCGCGAGCGGGCCGTGGCCGAGTCCACCGCCCGCGGAGTCGCCGAGGAGCGCGCCACCGCCAGCGCGGCCCGGCGCTTCCCGGCCTTCGCCAACCCGCGCAACGCCGCCAGCGGCGGCCTGCGCCAGCAGCTCGACAAGAAGTCCGGGCTCGAGCTGGAGGCCGGCAACGAGCGGATCGCCGTGCTGAACCTCTACGTCCACGGCATCGGTGCGTGGGAGCGTCCGCCGGTCTCGGCCCAGAGCGAGGTCTACGACCTGCTGCAGGGGTGGGGCCTTCCCACCAGCCCGAACACGCGCGTCCTCGACGACGTCGACGACGTGCTCGAGCGCGTGGCCGAGCTGGGCGGCCAGCGGCACTCGCTCCAGCACGAGATCGACGGCCTGGTGGTCAAGGTCGACGAGCTGGCGCTGCACCCCGAGCTGGGCGAGACCAGCCGCGCGCCGCGCTGGGCGATCGCCTACAAGTACCCGCCCGAGGAGGTCCAGACGACGCTGCTCGACATCGTGGTGTCGGTCGGCCGCACGGGCCGGGCCACGCCCTACGCCCAGATGGAGCCCGTCCGCGTGGCCGGCAGCGTCGTGCGCCAGGCCACCCTGCACAACCAGGACGTCGTCAAGGCCAAGGGCGTCCTGATCGGCGACACGGTCGTGCTGCGCAAGGCCGGCGACGTGATCCCCGAGGTCCTCGGCCCCGTGGTCGAGCGCCGCGACGGAAGCGAGCGCGCGTTCGTCATGCCCGAGGGCTGCCCCGAGTGCGGCACGCCCCTGCGCGCGATGAAGGAGGGCGACAAGGACCTGCGCTGCCCGAACGCGCGCACGTGTCCCGCCCAGGTGCGCGGCCGGGTCGAGCACGTCGGCTCGCGCGGCGCCCTCGACATCGAGGCGCTGGGCGAGGTCACCGCCGCCGCGCTCACGCAGGGCACGGGTGCGCCGCTCGACTCCGAGGCCGGCCTGTTCTCCCTCACGCTCGAGCAGCTCGTGCCGATCGAGGTCACCGTGCGCGACGCCGAGACCGGCGAGGCCAAGCTCGACGAGAAGACCGGGCAGCCCGTCGTCCGCACCCCGTTCCGGGTCAAGACGGGCGACGCGTCCAAGCAGGCCCAGGTCCTGCTCGACGAGCTCGAGAAGGCCAAGACGAAGGACCTGTGGCGCCAGCTCGTCTCCCTCAACATCCGTCACGTGGGCCCGGTGGCCGCGCGGGCCCTGGCTCAGTACTTCGGCTCGATCGACGCCGTCCGCGCCGCGTCGCGCGAGGAGCTGGCGGCGGTCGAGGGCGTCGGCGGGATCATCGCCGACTCGGTCATCGAGTGGTTCGAGGTCGACTGGCACCGCGAGATCGTCGACCAGTGGCAGGCCGCGGGCGTCCGCTTCGCGATCCCCGACCATCCCGGCCCGGGCGCGGCCTCGACGGCCGGGGGAGTGCTGGACGGACTCACGGTGGTGGTCACCGGCGGGCTCGAGGACTTCACCCGCGACTCGGTCAAGGAGGCGATCATCGCCGCCGGCGGCAAGGCCTCCGGCTCGGTCAGCAAGAAGACCGACTTCGTCGTCGTGGGCGAGAACGCCGGCTCGAAGGCCGCCAAGGCCGAGGAGCTGGGGCTGACGATCCTCAACGAGGACCAGTTCAAGAAGCTGCTGGAGGGCGGCCCCGAGGCCCTGACCTGA